The Verrucomicrobiota bacterium nucleotide sequence ATTTAATGATACTATGCGAGATTATCCGCATGAACGTTTCATTGTCACGAACGTGGGAAGAATATGTGCGCAGCGAGGTGGCCACGGGTGAATATGGCAACGCCAGCGAAGTGGTGCGGGATGCCCTTCGCATGTTGCGGGAACATCAGGAAATGCGCGCCATGGAGGAAATGCGCGTGGCGTTCGCCCATACCGATCCCCACGGGGGGCAAGGGGAACCCAGTGCGGCGGAACGTGAGTTGATCAGTCAACTCGTGCGGCAGCATCGCAAACGCAAGCCTGCGGCATGATTGTCGTGCTGGATACCAATGTCGTCATTGAGGCGGTCTTTTGGCCGCGCAGCACTGCGCGCCGCGCCTTGGCGGGTTTGGCGCGCCGCCGATTTAAAACCGCCGTCAATCAACTGATTTTGGAGGAATATGCCGCCATCCTTGCGCAGGTGCGGGAGCGTTTGTTTCCAGCCGCACAACCCTCGGGTGCGTTGGCTTGGTTGGCCGCCAAATCCATCCACGTCGAACCGGCTCCGTTGCCCGGCAAACTGAGCCGTGATCCTGATGATAACCTGTTTGTGGCCACCGCCATTGCCGCGCAGGCCGCTTACCTGGTCACGCAAGATCGCGATCTGCTGGTTTTGCAGAAACCGTTTGGCGTGGCGATCGTCACGCCGGCGGAGTTCATGCGCCAGATTGGTTGGCGCTGAGAAAAAATTATTCCTTCCCTTTTTCCTGCCAATCCATAGAGTTCCCTCCTTAACTTTGAAATATACATAAGAACGAATTATGAGTGCTGATAATACTGTGGTGCAAGCGGTGCAAGCGCCGGCGCTGAAACCGATCGAAATCAAGTCCAAGCTGGCCGGCACCCCCGTCCAGACACCGAAATATTCGGTGAACGTGAAGACGGCCCAAGGCCGGGAAGTGGTGCTGGCTGATCCACGCGCCACCCGCGCGCTGGTGGCCTTGATGAACCTGCACGCCGTCAACGGCGGCGCGGCCTGCCACTGGGGCGGCCCGGCGGCCTTTGCCGAAATCAACGCGGCGGTACATGGCATCATGTTCGCCACCCAAGGCAAACCTTGGTTTGAAGCATTCAATTACGTCAATGATGCCGGTCACACCGAAAACGGCGTCTATGCGCTGCGCGCCCAATACGGCTTTGACGGGATGACCTTTGAATCACTCAAGGGTTTCCGCAGTATCCAAAGCAAACTGACCGGCCACGGGGAATCGCACCTGAATCCTGAAGGCGTGCTGCTGAGCAACGGACCGCTGAGTTCCTCCATTCCGCAGGCCGAGGGATTGGCCATTGCCGACAAATTGGCAGGCCGCGACCGCGTGACCGTCTGCGTGGCCTCCGATGGCGCTTCCATGGAAGGTGAAGCCCGCGAAGCCTATGCCTCGATCCCCGGCTTGGCCGCCAAAGGGCGCATGAATCCGTTCGTGCTGGTGGTTTCCGATAACGACACCAAACTCTCCGGTCGCATCAGCAAGGATGCCTTCACCATGGCACCAAGTTTCGCCGCCATGCCCGCCCTCGGCTGGAAAGTGATCAGCGTGGCCAATGGCCACGACCTCCAGGAAGTCTATGCCGCGATTGAAAAGGCCATCGCCGAAACCCAGGCCAACCCGAAGCAGCCGGTATTCGTGCAGGTAAAAACCATCAAGGGTTACGGCGTGAAATCCACCATGGAAAACTCCGCCGGTGGCCACGGGTTCCCGCTGGGCAACGGCGAAAAAATCGTCGAGTTCGTCAACGAAATCTGGGGCGGCCAGGCGCCCGCAGAATTTGCCACGTGGGCTCAGGCGCTTCGTAGTGAATGGGAAGCCAAGGAAGCCGCCAAGAAAGCCAAGGCGGCCAGCGCGCCAGCGGCGACTCCGGCGGTGAAGAAAGACAAGGTGCAAACCGGTTTGGCCAAGGGCGCGGTTCGCGCCGCCCAGGAAGGACTGCCGGTCTTTTCCGTCTCTTCCGACGTGCAAGGTTCCACCGGGATCAGCCTGTTCCAAAAGAGTTTCCCGGATCGCTGGATTGAACTGGGCATCGCCGAAGCGAACATGGTCAGCGTAGCGGCTGGTCTTTCCAAGCATGGCTATATTCCCATCGTGGATACCTTTGGCCAATTCGGCATCACCAAGGGCAACCTGCCCCTGACCATGGCCGCGCTCTCGCAAGCACCGGTCATTGCGGTATTCTCGCACATTGGTTTTCAGGATGCCGCCGATGGCGCGTCCCACCAGGCCACCACCTACATCTCCGCCATCAGTTCCATCCCGCACACGGCAGTCATCATGCCCTCCTGCCCGGATGAAGCCGAGTCGCTGATGTATGAAGCCATCAAGCGTTTGGCGGCGGACCGCGCGGCGGGCAAGGATGGCGAGAGTTACATCTTCTTCGTGGGCCGCGAGAATTACCCGATGTACTGGGTGGAAGGCTCCAAGTATCCGTGGGGCAAGGCCCAAGTCATCCGGCAGGGCAACGATGTGGTGTTGATCGGCTGCGGCGTGCTGTTCAGCAAAGCCGTGGAAGCCGGCAAGAAGCTGGCGGAAAAAGGCATTCAAGCCACCGTCATCAACAACCCGTTCATCAATCAAGTGGACCTCGAGACCATCGGCGCGGCGGTCAAGGCGTGCCAAGGCCGCGTGGTGACCATCGAAGATCACCAGTTGGTCTGCGGCATGGGTGCGCAGGTAGCCCACGCGCTGGCCATGGCGGGCATTCCGCACATCATGAAGTCCCTCGGTATCCCCGGTGAATTCGGCCAATCCGCCTATCTCGCCGAGCAGCTCTACGAGCGGCATGGTTTGACCACGGCGAAGATGATGGAAGCCGCCATCGCCCTGGTGGGTAACAAATAACGTTGCGGTTACGCCCCGGACGCCGTCTGACCGTCTGCGTCGTAGCGCAAGCGTGCGCCGGTAAATCAGTTTTTTTTCGCGGACACAAAAAATGGGCGTGATGAATCCGCACCAAAAAACGTTGACGCTATTCTCAAATGATACTATTATTCGTATCAAATGAATGCAATCGTGACGAAACAATTGTCGAAGAAAGCCATGGGCGGGGTGGTCAACTTTTGTGTGCATGGCCCAACTGGCAACATCACGGCTTCGGATTATACGCCGGCCAAGTTGATCGAAGCACTGCGGATGGGTCTGCCGGTTCGGGAGTTGGACGCTTTGCAGACCAGTCTGGACATGCCGATGGAAAAGCTGGTCCCCATGCTTGGCATCTCGAAGGCCACGCTGCATCGCCGGAAATTGGAGG carries:
- a CDS encoding type II toxin-antitoxin system ParD family antitoxin gives rise to the protein MNVSLSRTWEEYVRSEVATGEYGNASEVVRDALRMLREHQEMRAMEEMRVAFAHTDPHGGQGEPSAAERELISQLVRQHRKRKPAA
- a CDS encoding putative toxin-antitoxin system toxin component, PIN family, giving the protein MIVVLDTNVVIEAVFWPRSTARRALAGLARRRFKTAVNQLILEEYAAILAQVRERLFPAAQPSGALAWLAAKSIHVEPAPLPGKLSRDPDDNLFVATAIAAQAAYLVTQDRDLLVLQKPFGVAIVTPAEFMRQIGWR
- a CDS encoding transketolase C-terminal domain-containing protein, encoding MSADNTVVQAVQAPALKPIEIKSKLAGTPVQTPKYSVNVKTAQGREVVLADPRATRALVALMNLHAVNGGAACHWGGPAAFAEINAAVHGIMFATQGKPWFEAFNYVNDAGHTENGVYALRAQYGFDGMTFESLKGFRSIQSKLTGHGESHLNPEGVLLSNGPLSSSIPQAEGLAIADKLAGRDRVTVCVASDGASMEGEAREAYASIPGLAAKGRMNPFVLVVSDNDTKLSGRISKDAFTMAPSFAAMPALGWKVISVANGHDLQEVYAAIEKAIAETQANPKQPVFVQVKTIKGYGVKSTMENSAGGHGFPLGNGEKIVEFVNEIWGGQAPAEFATWAQALRSEWEAKEAAKKAKAASAPAATPAVKKDKVQTGLAKGAVRAAQEGLPVFSVSSDVQGSTGISLFQKSFPDRWIELGIAEANMVSVAAGLSKHGYIPIVDTFGQFGITKGNLPLTMAALSQAPVIAVFSHIGFQDAADGASHQATTYISAISSIPHTAVIMPSCPDEAESLMYEAIKRLAADRAAGKDGESYIFFVGRENYPMYWVEGSKYPWGKAQVIRQGNDVVLIGCGVLFSKAVEAGKKLAEKGIQATVINNPFINQVDLETIGAAVKACQGRVVTIEDHQLVCGMGAQVAHALAMAGIPHIMKSLGIPGEFGQSAYLAEQLYERHGLTTAKMMEAAIALVGNK
- a CDS encoding antitoxin Xre/MbcA/ParS toxin-binding domain-containing protein produces the protein MNAIVTKQLSKKAMGGVVNFCVHGPTGNITASDYTPAKLIEALRMGLPVRELDALQTSLDMPMEKLVPMLGISKATLHRRKLEGRLGTAESDRVVRFARLMGKAVEVLESEANARQWLTAPQFGLGGAVPLDYAETEVGAREVEDLLGRIEYGVYS